The Alnus glutinosa chromosome 3, dhAlnGlut1.1, whole genome shotgun sequence nucleotide sequence TGCAAGTCTGGAACACGGACACACAGCCTGATTACCAAACCCAACTTCAACTCTTCTCTCCAGCTTGCTGCTGCTCAGAAAAGATGGGCATCTCAAGCCACTGCTAAAGAAGATGACAGCAAGATCAGTATTGGACCACGTAGAGGGGGTGAAGACGGGGAAGATGAAAAAGATACTAGAGTTGTTTATTATGGTCCAATCTCTAGCACCATCAAGAAAGTAAAGCTCCTTTCTCTTTCAACCTGCTGTCTGTCTGTATCACTGGGCCCAGTCATAACCTTCATGACATCTCCTGATATGAATGTGATCCTCAAAGGTGCAGTTGCCTCTACTGTAATATTTTTGAGTGCTTCCACCACTGCTGCCCTCCACTGGTTTGTAAGCCCATATGTTCACAAGCTCAGGTGGCAGCCTGGTTCAGACAGCTTCGAGGTGGAGATGCTGTCATGGCTTGCCACACATATTCCTAGGACTATTAAGTTTGCTGATATTCGGCCGCCAGAGACCAATAGACCTTTTGTGACATTTAAGGCCAATGGGACTTTTTACTACGTTGACAAGGATCACTGCCATAACAAGGCCTTGTTGGCAAGACTGACTCCAGAGAAACATGAGTCAGCTTTCAAGAATTTGTGACTGGAAACTCGTCGACGGGAGCTCTTAGAAGCTTTGCTTTTAGAACGGCTGAACTATGTTATGTACTGTGTTTTTGATAAGGCCCGGCTCTGTTGAGCCTTTAGGCATTTTACTCATCTTTGTTCTTGAGAAAAGACTTGAGTTGTTTTGACATTAAATATCACTTGATACCTGAGGGTTCTTGCTGTGGATAAATTGATTAAATGAGGTGTGAATGACATGCCGCATGACTTCTCTTGATGATGTAGCTCTCTGTTCCTCTCATTGCAGCAACCAAAAAGATGATAATTTCGAGGCAAGTTAGAAAGCACTTCACCCAGCAAACAATTCATAATGAAGCTCACAAAAAGCACGCAGTCTATAGAATTCTTTAaggttgctttttttttttcttttttcttttttcttttttgttaggAATAATTCTTAAGGTTGCCTTGCATGCATGATAAGgattttcagcaattttttatccaaattattagcaatttgaGTAATACATGTGAGAAAGTTAGCATACGATTCATATGTCTTAGTAGGTGATCAAGcagctcaaaatttatttggacagaTGAATTTCATATGAACTCTCTCAAATACATTGCTGTTTTCTAAGAGCAAGTAATCTAggaattcatccaaaaaaatatatatatcatatgagGGCATAACCACTTGatagaaagatttttttttttttttattattattattattattcaaatgaGGAAATAGTTACAAGGGAAGGTCTTTCTCGTTCTTGATTCAAATGGAAAGATAAAAAGATTACTTGTGCGAGAAGTTAAAAGCTTGAAGGCTATTTGCTTGATTTTGTAGCCTAGGAtgttgtgtttatttattttatttttacgtgGATTAGCataataattttcttattttgggcTCATAATGGTTTATAATGGTTACGCACTTGGTTGGGTGATAAATTAGAATTAAGAGAGTAAATTAATTTGGGATATGTGATAAGACTAGGATAGTAACATAGGATAGGATAATAAGTAACATCTCCTCTACATACAACACACAGTTCCCGCTTCTTAGAGCCACCAATCACTCATTTCAAAAGcctaaattaatataaaatgataaatttaattatccaattaatactttaatactctcTCACATGTGAGACCAGACCGCAACACgtgaattattttaattaaaatagataataaatgAATGAGACAATATTCAAACTCATAACATTTAAtctaatactatattaaatcatcactcatttcaaaagtttaaactaataaaaaatagtttcaCTTGTTTATTTCAAGCAACAAACACATCAACATGGACAAGGATTCTCTCCGGTTCATTTGAGAAGCCAGTTAGTATAAAAACAAGGATAAAGTTGtcctttcatatttttttagacaattttaTCCTTCCACTTAAACTATCCGGGATCCTCTCTAGTTCAAATGAATAGGAGATGATCCAAATGCCATCAATAGAGGGTCCATTGTATAACAGTGGATGcatgttttttaaattataaaagtaATTTCAGTAAAATTATAAAACCTATTCACCAAGCAAGCATGTATTTACAATTCAAGGGTTTatcccccttttcttttctttttttattagaaaaaaaaaaaaaaaaaaaaaatctcaaaatcgTTTACTGAATCTTCCGAGGGAAGACCAGAGGTAAAGGAGTAGTTGAAAACCAGTAAACAAGTTCTAGAGAATATGACAGCAGCCAGAAAGTAGTAATCAAACTATTTTGGGATGACTAGCTTGTTTGACGGTTTCTGTTTACATTCCTGAGCTCGTGAGCTGACTATAACACATGTAAGATTAtgctgtatttatttatttgtttgacgGTCTCCATGTTATAACACATGTAAGATTATGCtgcatttatttataaattttttttaaaaaaataatgttattctTTTCCCTCATTTTACATCGATTGGGCTGacaaagtgtgttttaagtgactttctTGACGTGAGAAACCACCTAAAACACTCAACGCCAACTAGTATAAAATAGGTGTGATAAATGTCTAAATGAAAGTAAAGAATAGCGTTactcaaataataattaaaaaaaaaaaaaaaaaacaatttcttttgttttacgTTCTTTTTTCGTGTCCTTTTCGCAGGAAATTTTTATTAGAAGGGACTAAGTCTAATTTTTAGgccggaatatatatatatataaaaggaaaacctttttttttttttttttttgggaatggaACGCAtcttataaataaacaaattaagtaCAGCACTCAACAACAATAATATCATCGAACCAATGTGAAATTTTCCCAAGAAAACAATGAGCCTCACACAAAGATAAACCTTCATTTGCATGTCGATGAGCTACACCATTGAAACTGCGCCTAACATGGTGGGCCTTCAAATTCTGTAGATTGTTCATAACCATCGTGTCTTCTCAGTAATATGGTCATAGACGCTCAAATTACTCCCACATTTTTCAGCGAGCATCACCTTCTAAAATAATCTTgtaaaatttcaattcaaaacCCGCAGGAGGGGGCCGTGACCCATTGGCCCCTGCCCCCTCTAGTAATCTAGTTGAAAAGCAGTAAACAAGTTCTAGAGAAATTAAAATTAGGGCAGCAGTAGCaaagaaagtaaaagtaaaTGGTAAAACTTCAAAAGACTTGTGGAATGGTTTGTGtaatattttcatttggttttaGATTCCTGAGTTGGACCAAATTTCAAAGATTAGGACGTAACATTATGCATTTTCTATGTAGACAATTTGGGCATAAACTATGGTTTATCAAACATGGGATTGATTTTAGAGCTGCTTAGCCTTAGGCCCTTGGACTTATTCCCAACCGCatggaaatgtaaatttttctaccttttttttttttcattattttcaaaCGTATTGTTAAATGAGATTGGCCTTGTTGAGCAAGGCATTGTGTAGAACAtgatagtgggttgttaattttggagttagtaaaaagtgatagatgtgatataaagtaaaaacaatttgtatagaaaaaaaaaaaatttgaattgtagtgaatttttttttatttgaatagtaataaaaaaaatatttatgtaatataaaaagtaaaaaaagttgaaatgttttTATGATGATTGTAattgaaaaaatgtaaaaacaaagtgaaaatttttgtacCGTTTGCCAAACAAGCAGGGGCGAAACCAAGATTTTTGGTGAGAggagacaattttttatttttttttgggagacagACTTGCATAAATATAAAagcatataaatatttaaaatctttatatatttgtgtttgtacatattgatattaaataaaagcattgtagtcttacatttaatttcatggcATTACAAATACATAGTGGTATAAACAACTAGCataatagcttaaaaaaaaaaaactcgcaataaaaaaaaaaactaaacataatcTATAGGGCCCAATAAAAATGATACTTATGATCGTGAACTCTTTTTCCTAACAATCCCTTAAAGctccaaataacaatgctatgaGTCGAGCCAAATAATGGTGAAATCATAAATgattaaaccatttaacttgtgatgccaaaaaaaaatattgtgaacCCAAATGACTGCAAAATTACTACtcaaaaaattgattgttggtTAGAGACTTCACTTAGAATAACTACTCAAAAAACCCAAAccatttaacttttttcttttgcattttcaGAGTCCTAAATCAAATTGAGTTTCTAGTTAGAAGCCAACTAGAATATGgaagaaaattaaatgaatggggtattttagattttttgtgttaaaagatggggcaaaactaaaaaaaataagtttaaaggggacacaaatattattttggggggacaaaagtatcattttgaaagaacaaaattatttttttagtatatttaaagatatttttcaaaattttggggggacattcgTCCCCCCACCCAAGACATGGGTCCGCCCCTGCAAACAAGGCCTATGTTaggaaatttatttaaaaacgcTCGACTTGCTCCTAACATTCTAAATCGAAAGGCAAATGCACTacatacatattttaatttgttattttcatttgttaaGCTAGTGTTGCATATCAAAACCTTGTTAGTTTATCATTTCTCCTCTAAAATCGTAGAGCGGAGGCTACTAGTTTAAATCTtatatttcctctctctttAGAGccaattacttttaaaaaaacaattaaaaaaaaaaaaaaaaaaaaaagttaaaaaaaatctccTCTACAATCCTTTTGAGTTAAAAATGGCTGGCACAAAGTAGTATTCAAAGCTTTCTTTCTTCATGCCGGGCTAAAACCCCGAGAATCCATAAATTGCTGCTATTCTGCTTTATAAGTCCTTTGCTATTTGTACTTGCCTGACTATAACTGTGAGAGCACTTTTGTCAGCTGTACTGTATTGGATGTCTTCTTACATGCAAACCCTAACTGAACTTTCCCTGCTTCCCTCTCACCCCACCTTCTCTTATGAATTTAATTGACTTTCATGACTCTTATATTTTCTGGTTTCTGTTCTAATTGCTTCTTGTTAAGAAATGCACAATATTTTCTGGTTCCACAGACACTGGATTAAATGAGGTGTGAATGACATGCCGCATGACATCTCTTGATGATGTAGCTCTCTGTTCCGATCCTCTCATTGCAGCAATCAAAGATGATAATTTCGAGGCAAGTTGGAAAGCACTTCACCCAGCAAACAATTCGTAATTAATGAAGCTAGCTCTCAAAAAGCACCCAGTCTATAGAATTCTTTAAGgttgcttctttctttcttttttgttatgcATAATTCTTAAGGTTGCCTTGCATGCATGATAAggattttcaacaattttctattcaaaattactagcaatttgaGTAATACATATGAGAGAGTTCACGTAAGATCCATATGTCTCAGTAGGTGATCAAAcagctcaaaatttatttgaacgtacaaatgaattttatatatactttatcaCAATGCTGTCCAAATTATTAGCTAATTGTTGGACATCTAAATCATACTCCAATACATTGTTGTTTTCTAAGAGCAAGTGATCATGGGAAtccatacaaaaaaaataataataataataatcatatgaG carries:
- the LOC133862279 gene encoding uncharacterized protein LOC133862279 — translated: MARAALLRLLRSQSEQLSSRSHYLSGYPCKSGTRTHSLITKPNFNSSLQLAAAQKRWASQATAKEDDSKISIGPRRGGEDGEDEKDTRVVYYGPISSTIKKVKLLSLSTCCLSVSLGPVITFMTSPDMNVILKGAVASTVIFLSASTTAALHWFVSPYVHKLRWQPGSDSFEVEMLSWLATHIPRTIKFADIRPPETNRPFVTFKANGTFYYVDKDHCHNKALLARLTPEKHESAFKNL